The Pangasianodon hypophthalmus isolate fPanHyp1 chromosome 14, fPanHyp1.pri, whole genome shotgun sequence nucleotide sequence TACGTCTGTCCTGATCTCTCCAGTTGTCCTGGCCAAACCTCTGGCTAAATTCCTGCCTGATACTTACACCTCTCTCAGCCATAGTGTCCCAGAAAGGAGATCGGTTCTGTCTACGGTGCGAGCTCCACTGCTGCTGGTTCCACTGCTGGTCCCACTGTTGGTTCCAGTCTTGGTTCCATTGTTTGTCTCCCTGTTGGTTCCAGTGTTGGTTCCACTGTTGGATCAGCTGTTGGTTCCATTGTTGACTCCGATGTTGACCTCCCAGTTGATCCTGCCGCCTCCTACTGGGCCGTTGTAAATGTCTAGGTGAGACATACAGTCTTCCAGCCAGCACTGCATCCACTGGCGATTTGATACCAATCCAGtctttattaatgaaatgattGGTGTCATGTTGGCTTTCAACTGGAAAAAGGAAAcacaacattttacaatttgtaTTGTATGCTTTATCTGCTGTTACATGCAATTTCTAAAGCTTACATCCACTGAAGAGCTGGCTGAAGTGCTCTGCCCAGCGATcataatataaatctgtatatCTTCTGAAGAGCGCAGAGGGGAAGATCCTGGACATCTGAATGCACTCCTCATGGGACGGCTGGTGCTTAAACTCATACTGATAATAACGGTCACCTAAGGGCGGTAGTTTTAAATAAGAGCAACACAGAGGAGTAATTATAACAAACCTGTATACTTATGAGGAGAaccatgtttttaataaaatatatatatatttttttacagaaaatatttttatgaaatgtatttttctaaCCTTTAAAGAAGTAGACCTTCTCTTTGCCATTGTGGTTGTGAGCAGGGATAGCAAAGGCAGCATCTAAGTGATCTGGGATTCTTTCAAATCCAACAGAGATATCTCTTGGGAAATCTTCATCCAAGACTCCATTGTCGAACCTCCAGTACTTGCTCCCCTATAAAGTAGTGCATATCTTCTGATTATAGAAGAATTGATAAACACAttgactgaaaacaaaacatgaaacaaaatatCATTTCCAATTGAGAATTGGGCTGCTGacataaaaaattaacaatccaacaaaacatatatatacgtatgtaattacatttttaatgatctCTAAATCAAACtcatttaatacaatttatacCACATCATTATTGAATAcataattctgattggtcgggaggtgttgattaattttttataatggCAGATTACTAGGGTTTCAAGGGTGACTCTCCgcataaacagattaagaaatgtgtgtaattgttgatatggtgaagttttccgtaaggagaCCTTTAGCGTTTTTGAAGGAGGCTCCAGTGTCATGTTTTGTAAGAGACAAAGGCAAAAGTTTAAATTTTCCAGCACAAGAAATTCTTCATggactttgcggtttcttggaaaactaacaagctacattttttttgtcttcagtaaaaaaagagagactagtGAGAGAATTGTTTATGGGTGttccataatattaaatgtaactattaatggataaaacatgtcattcttttaaaataaagaaaaatggtaatgttggaaaattgctgtggtatgagaggattAGAACattcaggacatgctgtaaatggaaaataatcaactctgggcCGACTTCATGTTGGTTATTTTCTTATAGCAGcacacactgtcatgttttatttaaccCATAAACTGCACTGAATGGAATTCAGTCACAGTAGTATATACTCCCTAGCCTTAACATACCTCACCCTTAGCATCCCTTTATGTATAGTTAAGGTGGTGACATTTCCACATGGTCACTACCTGAACATCTTAAACTTTTCATATTAATACTAGTAACTATTCCCAAAAATGTTACTTAACTGGAAAGATAGAACCAAATTATGCATAAAACACTTCCTTAACCTTTTCACAGATCATTCAAACTTAGAAACAATTAAATTTGCTTCAAAGAATCCTGGTCTCCTTTTTCACAATTCTTTGAGAGCTGATCTCTCTGTACACACTCAACCACTGAAGCAAAACCTTTTATCCCCATTCCTCCTTCCTccatctcttttctctcttgtttAATCTCTCTCATCAGGTAATGAAACGTGCACCCCCATCCCTGTTGTTGGTTTACGTATGTAATTCGATGATGGTTTGttatatttgtatgtgtattgGTACTGGTATTGTGCTTTTGGTTAGAACATTAGGGAAAAGGTAAAGGGGAAAAGTAAAGAAATCATCTAGATGACTAAATGGCAAGTATATTTATGTTGAATCAGaatcctgttttattttttaatatttgaaaaatgctactttaagttttcaggacTCCAAACCTTGAAGATGTATGTTTTTCCTTGGCAGTTTATGCGTGTAAATGCTGCATCTATAGGCCCTTTTATCCCCCAAAAGTCTTCAATGAGTTTTGGATAACCTGGCAACACTGACCTCTCATCCAGTTCAAAGAAATACTTTCCtgttaacacacaaaaaaatatagcAATATACAGACAAGAATAAAAACTAAAAGTAAACCTGTTTTGTTCATCTGAATAGAGCAATGTTGGCAACTGTAACtaaacagcaataataatttaaaaaaaaaaaaacagtaagagTGTGTAGGTCTTTGGTTTTGAATGCTAGAGTAATGAGCTGATTTGGACCACTCACCCCTGAAGGCATAGAGTGAACCATTTTTGAGTTGCATGAAGGAATTAAATGGCCTGCCGCTGCACACCTCAGCGTCAGGGTCTGAGGTTGGTGGAGCTGTAGTGAATAAAGTTGGATGTTTGGTACGAGGTGGAGGCAGGGTCATTGCGTTTATGTTCTCGGCACTGTGTGTAGGTGCCATGGCCGTGCTGTTCTCCTCATCCTCAGGGAAAGACGGGAAAGTGTCTCCACGAGCTGTGGGTGTACAAGAATTATAGTTATAGTGCAGTTCTTTATTCCATAAATTCTTTACTTTATTCAAAACTCTTTACTAAAATAAACAGCACTttcatcaaataaaaatgaaaaggaaggtGAAATAATGATTCCACTCTTACTCAAATTGTCACACAGTGACTCATAATCATTGCAGCAGCTTCTGTAGTACTTGCATAAGGAGTCACACTGGCATTGTTTGGTTGCATCGAAGCCGATATCACATCGATCAATGCAAGACTCTGACATGCacagacagaacacacagaAATCATATGGATATGGGACTGTTTAAACCCATATTCAACAATTCACTGAACACTGTACCAACACATAGACCAAATAGGCCTCTGAAAGccaaactgtaaatgtttaaacagtGCTATTTTTTGCCACATAAACCAAACTCAGTAACatggttatactgtatatgactcCAACAAAGACAATACATGCCCCTTTTGTGTCCAAACATTATTAATtacatataaatgttatatatgaatataatattaccatatataaatatgatatgataccATTGCACTGTTATTTCTATGCCATTGTGGTGTTTACAGAAACGTACAAGAAATAAAGTTCTAAAGTGAAACGCTGtccatcagaatcagaattacaTGAAAGTATACTTATCTCTAAATTAACCTATGTGTTATTTGCATTGTAGTGTTGTTTCAAAACTCGTGTTTGTGTTTCACAGGTTAAAAAggtgtttctgtatttctaaGATTTTTCAGAGGATTATTTACAGTTTTGGTGACCCTAGCTTGATCTATAATGAGTTAAAAGatcactgaaatatttacaatCAAAATTGTATGTTAAAAACAATGTGATATTTGGCAGGCTTGCAGTGTAATGAAAATGTACTTACCGTCTGCGGAGTGGCCGGTTTGCAGCAGTGccagcagcaggaacagcagcttAGGCTTCATGTCTGTCACCCAGagtaacactgaaacactgagggaTCAGGGGAAATGAGGCCCGCTGATCAGTGCACCCAGACGTCACTCATCTTGTTTACTCGACCTGTTAGAATGAGTTCAGAACAACTAATCATTAAACAGAGATAGACAGTGACCTACACGTCAATAACACAGCTTTTTAAGTTCATTTATTATATGTCTATCAAAAGAATTAAATTTGTTGAGACTAGTAGACAGACACAGTGTTTCACCAGGCCCTATTCTCTGACAAAgttgaaataaatgttattgACTACTtatttggattggattctgcctcatttgtaagttgctttaaataaaagaagacaCTAAACGATTTAATGTAAACTCATTGAGCATTACAGAATTGAATGAAAAGACACTTCAGCCATTGGACATTTCACTTCCTTAATTGTAGCTTCCTATGGGTCCTTTTTACAAAACTGCAAATCCCTCTGTACTGGGGACTTTCCTGTGTTGgtaaacttaaaattacagctttacctcactgactgtaacaaagtgctgacaccttTAATAAATTCTAAATAAGCGTCTCCACAGAacacttcacaatatcaacaattacacacatttttaatctgtgtatcCATATATGTGGATCGcctgccatacaaatccctgtgtaaattgttactatagaaacataatGTATTGgacaagtgtattaatataaacctgtgatttgccttgcagctggaactactgtcagagctcctgttatagaaaattaatcagcactttctgaccaatggAGAATTCAAAAGTTCTGTCATGTAAAAATACCTAAAAATGATCATGATTAAATAATCACAGATTCCTCGTAGCAAAACACAAAATTATTGTAAATTCTAAACAAAGTGATCAAACTTTACAGAGTTTCTTTCTATCATGTCTGGAAACACTGGCACGAGCCATTAATCACTACTTCACTACATAACCcatataattataattgtatataattgGCTTTGGgaggcacggtggcttagtgatTAGCACTGTTTCCTCGCGCCTCTGGCATtgggagttcaaatcccacctccgccctgtgtgcatggagtttgcttgttctccctgtgcttcaggggtttcctctgggtactccggtttcctcccccagtgtCATAGACATGCGTTGTATGCTGAtcggcatttccaaattgtctgtagcgTGTGATTGTGTCcagtgatgggttggcaccccgtccaggctgtcccccaccttgtgccccgagtcccctgggataggctccaggctccccacgaccctgtgtaggataagcggtacagaaaatggatggatggataattgtCTTTGCATTGTGATTTAGTCCATTTAGAAAACTTACCCACTTAGACCATGAGCCAACTTGTTTTCAAGATGTGCTGGAAATGACTGGTGTCATTCCAAGAAATTTAGATAAGGGGAAAAGGTCAAATCTAAAATTTCATGGCATTcacataattaattttaaacatttatttacattgctAACTTTCAAcctaaaatgtaaacaataaagtTGAAATGGTTATACGATGTCCtccgatttaaaaaaaaaaaacaaaacatatctttatattttattgatttacatCTGCGCCTGCTATTAGTGAACGCACCACGACGCGCATGCGCACATTTACCAAATCAATAAGGTTATTGATCCACGTGTCATGAACAACAACAGAACACATAAGGCTACACCAGCGCGTTAAAATGAGCTAActagtaaaacaaacaaacaaagaaacaaaaaaagatttctcCTGGAGGTCTGCTGGAGGGCAAGAAGGCAAAAACATGGCAGATGCCCAGTCTGCTGTTATTCTTTTGCTTCCTCAGTTCATTTGTAAACAGAAATGAACTGACTGGTTGTATGAACGCGTATATGAGTGGATTTATTTACTCTAATGAACCCCTAGCTGGTGTAGTACTCCTCTCTGCCTCCAGAGGGCGACATTGCAGTCCTGCTTCTGTGCTGCTTTGTTGCTGAGGAGGAAGAAACAGCCGGGAGCTCCCGGTGAAGATGCACCAAGAGGAAGTGCCaatgaaaaagattttattttgc carries:
- the vtna gene encoding vitronectin a; its protein translation is MKPKLLFLLLALLQTGHSADESCIDRCDIGFDATKQCQCDSLCKYYRSCCNDYESLCDNLTRGDTFPSFPEDEENSTAMAPTHSAENINAMTLPPPRTKHPTLFTTAPPTSDPDAEVCSGRPFNSFMQLKNGSLYAFRGKYFFELDERSVLPGYPKLIEDFWGIKGPIDAAFTRINCQGKTYIFKGSKYWRFDNGVLDEDFPRDISVGFERIPDHLDAAFAIPAHNHNGKEKVYFFKGDRYYQYEFKHQPSHEECIQMSRIFPSALFRRYTDLYYDRWAEHFSQLFSGFESQHDTNHFINKDWIGIKSPVDAVLAGRLYVSPRHLQRPSRRRQDQLGGQHRSQQWNQQLIQQWNQHWNQQGDKQWNQDWNQQWDQQWNQQQWSSHRRQNRSPFWDTMAERGVSIRQEFSQRFGQDNWRDQDRRRNGYQQQYDKDYDYRYNPSEDAIFNRIRWSRPLQSVYFFKGDQYYRFNLQTKRVDYAIPSYPRPIGKYWLGCRDRPGAEKR